A region from the uncultured Holophaga sp. genome encodes:
- a CDS encoding MarR family winged helix-turn-helix transcriptional regulator produces the protein MREAAEVFTELVLAVFRVHGALIAAGDALVADLGLTSARWQVLGMVVDHPLTVSAIARRVGVTRQNVQRLADRLVRDGLAVTEPNPDHATAPLLALSARGREIMDEVGRRQRGWAERSAEGLDPAVLESSLELLRHLAERVHPLRGGDA, from the coding sequence ATGCGAGAAGCGGCTGAGGTGTTCACAGAGCTGGTGCTGGCGGTCTTCCGGGTCCACGGGGCCCTGATCGCTGCTGGAGATGCCCTGGTGGCTGACCTGGGGCTCACGTCTGCGCGCTGGCAGGTGCTGGGCATGGTGGTGGATCACCCCTTGACGGTTTCGGCCATCGCCCGGCGGGTGGGGGTCACCCGTCAGAATGTCCAGCGGCTTGCGGATCGCCTCGTACGGGATGGACTCGCTGTCACGGAGCCCAACCCGGACCACGCCACGGCGCCCCTCCTTGCCCTCAGCGCCCGGGGGCGGGAGATCATGGATGAGGTGGGTCGGCGTCAGCGGGGCTGGGCGGAGCGTAGCGCGGAGGGGCTGGACCCCGCGGTCCTGGAAAGCTCCCTGGAACTGCTCCGGCACTTGGCGGAGCGGGTCCATCCCCTCCGGGGAGGTGATGCATGA
- a CDS encoding cyclic nucleotide-binding domain-containing protein, with amino-acid sequence MPEIYDLTQLILDAIPELAGLLERCPELEALVYRDGEYLMREGEVSQDLFLVLEGAYVVTRAPEAQRANGLILATVSVDWGEPSIVGEMAYFGAQRRSASVRSTGRTLALRLNAGHIDTIVEAFPGLLRLIFRQFSQRLAETNRSLEEVRARFALDPVSRLAPEGECLFSLGEPAERLFQVAMGSLRLEGAEGTRLVGPVDLPEGFLGLDAYLKGGRHTFTATVVSSAFLLEVGADHRQALVRAYPGLVLERLERSGA; translated from the coding sequence ATGCCGGAGATCTACGACCTCACCCAGCTGATTCTGGACGCTATTCCGGAGCTTGCCGGACTCCTGGAGCGCTGCCCCGAGCTGGAGGCCCTGGTCTATCGTGACGGGGAGTATCTGATGCGCGAGGGGGAGGTCTCCCAGGATCTCTTCCTGGTGCTGGAGGGGGCCTACGTGGTCACCCGAGCTCCCGAGGCCCAGCGGGCCAATGGGCTCATCCTGGCCACGGTGAGCGTGGACTGGGGGGAGCCCTCCATCGTGGGGGAGATGGCCTACTTCGGGGCTCAGCGCCGCTCGGCTTCCGTCCGCAGCACCGGCCGGACCCTGGCCCTGCGGTTGAACGCCGGCCATATCGACACCATCGTTGAGGCCTTTCCGGGGCTCCTGCGGCTCATCTTCCGCCAGTTCTCCCAGCGCTTGGCCGAGACCAACCGGAGCCTGGAGGAGGTCCGTGCCCGCTTCGCCCTGGATCCGGTGTCCCGTCTCGCTCCTGAGGGAGAGTGCCTCTTCTCGCTGGGAGAACCGGCGGAGCGTCTCTTCCAGGTGGCCATGGGGTCTCTCCGTCTGGAGGGTGCGGAGGGAACCCGCCTCGTGGGGCCGGTGGATCTTCCGGAGGGCTTTCTGGGCCTGGATGCCTACCTGAAGGGTGGGAGACACACCTTTACGGCCACCGTGGTGTCCTCTGCCTTCCTCCTGGAGGTGGGGGCGGATCACCGTCAGGCCCTGGTGCGGGCCTATCCCGGGCTGGTGCTGGAAAGGCTGGAGCGTTCCGGGGCCTGA
- a CDS encoding MFS transporter gives MVRPGFRKSLLCMLTLLFWFAQYVYIPFLTPYLMTLAISATLVGAIIGAYGVTQLLLRIPLGITLDIYRKHKLVILLGLLLAGLSSIGMLLFPSPLMLFIANAMSGVASSTWISFTILYASYYEQERSTRAIGIINVFFQAGILVAFLTGGLLFNRYGIQALFKASFASGILGTLLAVFIPRDTSNRGTNVTLASLLQVARDRRVITFSVLCGVAWFVVFATVFSFSTSTAKAMGASGTQLAAFSMLYSVGTIAGSYFIASRMAHRLSERTLLITGYVVVGLYCLGIALTGGLTAFYPLHLLCGLGNGILLSATMAFAVKEVEPAKKTTAMGFFQSIYCIGITGGPVVMGILIDHGSRAIAFCTVGAVSLLCALAVGILYQSGFLGSRITLGQN, from the coding sequence TTGGTACGCCCCGGCTTCAGGAAGTCCCTGCTCTGCATGCTCACGCTGCTCTTCTGGTTCGCGCAGTACGTCTACATCCCCTTCCTCACCCCCTACCTCATGACCCTGGCCATCTCGGCCACGCTCGTGGGGGCCATCATCGGGGCCTATGGCGTCACCCAGCTCCTCCTCAGGATCCCCCTGGGCATCACCCTGGACATCTACCGCAAGCACAAGCTGGTGATCCTGCTGGGGCTCCTCCTGGCGGGCCTCTCCTCCATCGGCATGCTCCTCTTCCCCTCCCCCTTGATGCTCTTCATCGCCAACGCCATGTCGGGAGTGGCCTCCTCCACCTGGATTTCGTTCACCATCCTGTACGCCTCCTACTATGAACAGGAGCGGAGCACCCGGGCCATCGGCATCATCAATGTGTTCTTCCAGGCGGGCATCCTGGTGGCCTTCCTCACGGGCGGCCTGCTCTTCAACCGCTATGGCATCCAGGCTCTCTTCAAGGCCAGCTTCGCCTCGGGCATCCTCGGGACCCTCCTGGCGGTCTTCATCCCTCGGGACACCTCCAACCGGGGCACCAATGTCACCCTGGCCAGTCTGCTCCAGGTGGCCCGGGACCGCCGGGTCATCACCTTCTCGGTGCTCTGCGGAGTCGCCTGGTTCGTGGTCTTCGCCACCGTCTTCTCCTTCTCCACCAGCACCGCCAAGGCCATGGGCGCCTCGGGCACCCAGCTGGCGGCCTTCTCCATGCTCTACAGCGTGGGCACCATCGCGGGCTCCTACTTCATCGCCAGCCGCATGGCCCACCGACTCTCCGAGAGGACGCTCCTGATCACGGGCTACGTGGTCGTGGGACTCTACTGCCTGGGCATCGCCCTGACGGGTGGGCTCACGGCCTTCTACCCCCTCCACCTCCTCTGCGGCCTGGGCAACGGCATCCTGCTGTCGGCCACCATGGCTTTCGCCGTCAAGGAGGTGGAGCCCGCCAAGAAGACCACCGCCATGGGCTTCTTCCAGTCCATCTACTGCATCGGCATCACGGGGGGCCCCGTGGTCATGGGCATCCTCATCGACCACGGGAGCAGGGCCATCGCCTTCTGCACCGTGGGCGCCGTTTCCCTTCTCTGCGCCCTCGCGGTGGGCATCCTCTACCAGTCGGGGTTTCTGGGGAGCCGGATCACCCTCGGCCAGAACTGA
- a CDS encoding efflux transporter outer membrane subunit, whose amino-acid sequence MSLALSRGPIILVPLALLLATGCKITPDYRKPTVDTAATFKENHPADDPAMAGGWKTASPADTLPRGKWWEAFGDPVLNGLEERLVIHNQNIRQYFANYMAARALVRNASAAHYPTLSLGPSASRTFAGSGSSSKSGRTYELPLTATWEADLFGAVSEGVKVQSRSAQVSAANLAAIILSEQASLAQYYFELRGQETLQAVYDETLKNDTQALELTRTRFELGIDSQQDVASAEASLRAVEASAVAVKTQRALYEHAIALLVGESAGAFTLPPAAWKPVPVIPPVGLPSQLLERRPDIAAAERTMAAANAQIGVARAAYFPTLTLSASGGTASSAIASLTTWPARFWTLGASLAQTLFDGGARKATVKRYEAVYDADVAAYRQTVLTAFREVEDYLASSRGLAEQTARQEKAVEAAQAYEDIAMERYRTGIDSYLNVLTAQNSLLSSRLTLTQLQVSRMSASVQLIAALGGGWDIRQLPGEAEVGRH is encoded by the coding sequence ATGAGCCTCGCCCTCTCCCGCGGCCCCATCATCCTGGTGCCCCTGGCGCTGCTCCTCGCCACGGGCTGCAAGATCACCCCCGACTACCGGAAGCCCACCGTGGACACCGCTGCCACCTTCAAGGAGAACCACCCTGCAGATGACCCCGCCATGGCCGGGGGCTGGAAGACCGCCTCTCCCGCGGACACCCTGCCCAGGGGCAAGTGGTGGGAGGCCTTCGGGGATCCTGTCCTCAACGGGCTGGAGGAGCGTCTGGTGATCCACAACCAGAACATCCGACAGTACTTCGCCAACTACATGGCGGCCAGGGCCCTGGTCCGCAATGCCAGCGCTGCCCACTACCCCACCCTGAGCCTGGGCCCCAGCGCGAGCCGCACCTTTGCGGGATCGGGCAGCAGCTCCAAGAGCGGTCGGACCTATGAGCTGCCCCTCACGGCCACCTGGGAGGCGGACCTCTTCGGGGCCGTCAGTGAGGGGGTCAAGGTCCAGTCCCGCAGCGCCCAGGTGAGCGCAGCCAATCTGGCGGCCATCATCCTGAGTGAGCAGGCCAGCCTCGCCCAGTATTACTTCGAGCTGCGGGGGCAGGAGACCCTCCAAGCGGTCTACGACGAGACCCTGAAGAACGACACCCAGGCCCTGGAACTCACCCGCACCCGCTTTGAACTGGGCATCGACTCCCAGCAGGATGTGGCCTCGGCCGAGGCCAGTCTCCGAGCCGTCGAAGCCAGTGCGGTGGCCGTGAAGACCCAACGGGCCCTCTACGAGCACGCCATCGCCCTGCTGGTCGGCGAGAGCGCAGGCGCTTTCACCCTTCCCCCTGCGGCCTGGAAACCCGTCCCCGTCATCCCCCCGGTGGGCCTGCCCAGTCAGCTCCTGGAGCGCCGCCCCGACATCGCGGCCGCAGAGCGGACCATGGCCGCGGCCAATGCCCAGATCGGCGTGGCGCGGGCCGCCTACTTCCCCACCCTCACCCTCAGCGCCAGCGGAGGCACCGCAAGCTCGGCCATCGCCAGCCTCACCACCTGGCCCGCCCGCTTCTGGACCCTGGGGGCTTCCCTGGCCCAGACCCTCTTCGACGGCGGCGCCCGCAAGGCAACCGTGAAGCGCTATGAGGCGGTCTATGACGCCGATGTGGCCGCCTACCGCCAAACGGTGCTGACCGCCTTCCGGGAGGTGGAGGACTATCTGGCCTCGAGCCGGGGCCTCGCGGAGCAGACCGCCCGCCAGGAGAAGGCCGTGGAAGCGGCCCAGGCCTACGAAGACATCGCCATGGAGCGCTACCGCACCGGCATCGACAGCTACCTGAATGTCCTCACGGCCCAGAACAGCCTGCTCTCCAGCCGGCTGACCCTGACCCAGCTCCAGGTGAGCCGCATGAGCGCCAGCGTCCAGCTCATCGCCGCCCTGGGGGGGGGCTGGGACATCCGGCAGCTTCCCGGAGAGGCCGAGGTCGGACGGCACTGA
- a CDS encoding DUF4337 domain-containing protein: protein MPEEKKEPWLNYLALTTVILAVCATLATFKGGGHSTRSILRQSQASDTWAFYQAKNIKGALYEIQSDNLQRILEEDNAHTRSHEEALQTARKRIAKYEQEKASLSQEAKRLEAERDAAARHGQAFGLSVIFLQIAILLSSIAALMKKKPLWLAGVAVGVAGLVCFLNGFFLFLH, encoded by the coding sequence ATGCCTGAAGAAAAGAAGGAACCCTGGCTGAACTACCTCGCCCTGACGACGGTCATCCTTGCGGTTTGCGCCACCCTGGCCACTTTCAAGGGCGGTGGCCACTCCACCCGCTCCATCCTCCGGCAGAGCCAGGCCTCGGACACCTGGGCCTTCTACCAGGCAAAGAACATCAAGGGGGCTCTGTACGAGATCCAGTCCGACAACCTGCAGCGCATCCTCGAGGAGGACAACGCCCACACCAGGAGCCATGAGGAAGCCCTGCAGACGGCAAGGAAGCGCATCGCCAAATACGAACAGGAGAAGGCAAGCCTCAGCCAGGAAGCCAAACGGCTGGAGGCTGAGCGCGATGCTGCCGCCCGACATGGCCAGGCTTTCGGCCTGTCGGTGATCTTCCTCCAGATCGCCATCCTGCTCTCCTCCATCGCCGCCCTGATGAAGAAGAAACCACTGTGGCTGGCCGGAGTCGCGGTGGGCGTGGCGGGCCTGGTCTGCTTCCTGAACGGATTCTTTCTTTTCCTGCACTGA
- a CDS encoding subtype B tannase, producing MKKAVLNAAPRIAILTGALLLAVGCGGSHATTASSSTTTTTATGTYDSSLAFDATGYTSITVTVDGTDMTVRKYGPITYCANPVAMATTQTGGMGATMDSAYGMEQMYIYVPEASASNQDTAIWMRFNNAGWMYSAVSDALSDGDELTSSDTAPMAYALNAGYIIASVGTRGRSAVNDDGAYPGKAPACIVDAKAAIRYMKLNDSTMPGSADRIVICGTSGGGGQVTTVGASGDSSDYYTYLAAIGAAGINNSDSSVTSTLSDSVFAVQAYCPINNLGHADAGYEWQYNAIRDQSGTYYADADHTSSTTTAFTGAINSVAYTDSTSPQPAASEEILPAWATYLSGLGLKMEDGSTTLTTAEMKSAIVAFMTQEVNRQLAAGTSVPAYGEDFVYTSSGFGGSSTKYIPNAWLTLSSDGSTVASIDYTEFLKFVATLSQLKTVPAFDQCGVTGNTSVSGESNLYGTSDTVYSNFEEWAWNNNQIVGDDSGLNDTAYTWVQYMATSAGETLADQIRMTSPIPYLTTSGASTPAPYWYVRHGMIDRDTSFAIQTLLYYAIKDNSSVQDINFRFPYLTPHGGDYDASEAFEWIAAKLEAAE from the coding sequence ATGAAAAAGGCCGTCCTCAACGCCGCCCCCAGGATCGCGATCCTGACAGGGGCCCTTCTGCTGGCCGTCGGCTGCGGCGGGTCCCACGCCACCACCGCCAGCTCCTCCACCACGACCACCACGGCCACGGGCACCTATGATTCGTCGTTGGCCTTCGATGCGACGGGCTACACCTCCATCACCGTCACGGTGGACGGCACGGACATGACGGTCCGCAAGTATGGTCCCATCACCTACTGCGCGAACCCCGTGGCCATGGCCACCACCCAGACGGGTGGGATGGGCGCCACCATGGACAGCGCCTACGGCATGGAGCAGATGTACATCTACGTGCCCGAGGCCTCGGCCAGCAACCAGGACACCGCCATCTGGATGCGCTTCAACAACGCAGGCTGGATGTACAGTGCCGTCAGCGATGCCCTGAGTGATGGGGATGAGCTGACCAGCAGCGACACCGCCCCCATGGCCTATGCCCTGAACGCCGGGTACATCATTGCCAGCGTGGGCACCCGGGGGCGCAGCGCCGTCAACGACGATGGGGCTTACCCCGGCAAGGCTCCCGCCTGCATCGTGGACGCCAAGGCCGCCATCCGTTACATGAAGCTCAACGACAGCACCATGCCCGGGTCCGCCGACCGCATCGTGATCTGCGGCACCAGCGGAGGTGGCGGGCAGGTGACCACCGTCGGCGCCAGCGGCGACAGCTCCGACTACTACACCTACCTCGCGGCCATCGGCGCTGCGGGCATCAACAACTCCGACTCCAGCGTCACGAGCACCCTCAGCGACAGCGTCTTTGCGGTCCAGGCCTACTGCCCCATCAACAACCTCGGCCATGCGGACGCAGGCTACGAGTGGCAGTACAACGCGATCCGCGATCAGTCCGGCACTTACTACGCGGACGCAGATCACACCAGCTCTACAACCACAGCCTTCACCGGTGCCATCAACAGCGTGGCCTACACCGATTCCACCAGCCCCCAGCCTGCAGCCTCCGAGGAGATCCTTCCCGCCTGGGCCACTTATCTCTCGGGGCTCGGCCTCAAGATGGAGGACGGCAGCACCACTCTGACGACAGCTGAGATGAAGAGCGCCATCGTGGCCTTCATGACCCAGGAGGTCAACCGTCAGCTGGCGGCCGGGACTTCCGTCCCCGCCTATGGCGAGGACTTTGTTTACACCTCCAGTGGTTTCGGTGGCAGCAGCACCAAATACATCCCGAATGCCTGGCTGACCCTCTCCAGTGATGGCAGCACCGTGGCAAGCATCGACTACACCGAATTCCTGAAGTTCGTCGCCACCCTCTCCCAGCTCAAGACCGTCCCCGCCTTCGATCAGTGCGGTGTTACGGGGAACACCAGTGTCAGCGGCGAGTCCAACCTCTACGGCACCAGTGACACCGTCTACTCCAACTTCGAGGAGTGGGCGTGGAACAACAACCAGATCGTGGGTGATGACAGTGGCCTGAACGACACCGCCTACACCTGGGTCCAGTACATGGCCACCAGCGCCGGAGAGACCCTGGCGGACCAGATCCGGATGACCAGCCCCATCCCCTACCTGACCACCTCGGGGGCCTCCACCCCCGCCCCCTACTGGTATGTCCGCCATGGCATGATCGATCGCGACACCTCCTTCGCGATCCAGACCCTGCTCTACTACGCCATCAAGGACAACTCGAGTGTCCAGGACATCAACTTCCGCTTCCCCTACCTGACCCCCCACGGGGGCGACTACGACGCCAGCGAGGCCTTCGAGTGGATCGCTGCGAAGCTTGAAGCGGCTGAGTGA
- a CDS encoding LytTR family DNA-binding domain-containing protein, which yields MTHIPMKVAVAEDEPLTRKRLVRMLHGAGCIVVAEFSEGLSLQGWLNHHPVLDGLFLDLRMPDLDGTAIMKHLRGRIPVVVTTAHAEHAVAAFDNAVVDYLLKPFRTSRLRDALHRLESRRNPEASTPQQALLAGPIRFRVRAGNGFVLVDLARTTHFEVVNEEVWAHAQGRMKTFWTALNEVEEGLPAAGLLRVNRSVLIRPEAIVGVRPISGNRFAVRLAGGAEIEASRGGTLRLKECLGL from the coding sequence ATGACCCATATCCCCATGAAGGTGGCCGTGGCCGAGGATGAGCCCCTGACCCGCAAGCGCCTGGTCCGCATGCTCCACGGCGCCGGCTGCATCGTGGTGGCCGAGTTCTCCGAAGGGCTCTCCCTCCAGGGCTGGCTGAATCACCACCCCGTCCTGGATGGGCTCTTCCTGGACCTCCGCATGCCCGACCTGGATGGCACAGCCATCATGAAGCACCTCCGGGGACGGATCCCCGTGGTGGTCACCACCGCCCACGCCGAGCACGCGGTGGCCGCCTTCGACAACGCCGTGGTGGACTACCTGCTCAAGCCCTTCAGAACCTCCCGGCTCCGGGACGCCCTCCACCGCCTTGAGTCTCGGCGAAACCCCGAGGCCTCCACCCCCCAGCAGGCCCTGCTCGCCGGCCCCATCCGCTTCCGCGTGCGGGCGGGCAACGGCTTCGTACTGGTGGACCTGGCCCGGACCACCCACTTCGAAGTGGTGAACGAGGAGGTCTGGGCCCACGCCCAGGGCCGCATGAAGACCTTCTGGACCGCCCTCAACGAGGTGGAGGAAGGGCTCCCCGCCGCAGGGCTGCTGAGGGTCAACCGCAGCGTCCTGATCCGCCCCGAGGCCATCGTCGGCGTCCGCCCCATCTCCGGCAACCGCTTCGCCGTCCGCCTGGCTGGGGGCGCCGAGATCGAGGCCAGCCGAGGGGGAACCCTGCGCCTGAAGGAATGTCTGGGCCTGTAG
- a CDS encoding DUF364 domain-containing protein: protein MSVSSYNQMIREIIEPLEAAPLIEDIRIYTNWVLVKTVQWSLSTVFHGMPGFDDPPGMSSWMGDWLGRPAKAAALELLSSRFILHRAVGMATLKSLLPLPGQAIPGNATALVEKAAARVPTCFIGFFKEAALWREMGRPVNIVELFPRPGDIHWEDADEVLDQAQIVLMSGLTVVNETLEAVIRRTPNARVRIMMGPTVPPSPVLFQGGLDLLGVSLVKEMPLMARYAELGGGSIAYSPQGALERINLVRDPADLERKLAALASAPKP from the coding sequence ATGAGCGTCTCCTCCTACAACCAGATGATCCGGGAGATCATTGAACCTCTGGAGGCTGCGCCGCTCATTGAGGACATCCGGATCTACACGAACTGGGTCCTGGTCAAGACCGTCCAGTGGTCCCTCTCCACGGTCTTCCATGGCATGCCCGGCTTTGATGACCCGCCGGGGATGAGCTCCTGGATGGGTGACTGGCTGGGGCGGCCCGCCAAGGCTGCTGCCCTGGAGCTGCTCAGCAGCCGCTTCATCCTGCACCGGGCGGTGGGGATGGCCACCCTCAAGTCCCTTCTGCCACTGCCCGGACAGGCGATCCCTGGCAACGCCACCGCCCTGGTGGAGAAGGCTGCGGCCCGGGTGCCCACCTGCTTCATCGGCTTCTTCAAGGAAGCGGCTCTCTGGCGTGAGATGGGCCGACCCGTCAACATCGTGGAACTCTTCCCCCGCCCCGGGGACATCCACTGGGAGGATGCCGACGAGGTCTTGGACCAGGCGCAGATCGTGCTGATGAGCGGTCTTACGGTGGTGAACGAGACCCTGGAGGCGGTGATCCGGCGGACCCCGAATGCCCGGGTCCGCATCATGATGGGTCCTACGGTGCCGCCCAGTCCGGTGCTCTTCCAGGGGGGGCTGGACCTGCTGGGGGTGAGTCTGGTGAAGGAGATGCCCCTCATGGCCCGCTATGCCGAGCTGGGGGGTGGCAGCATCGCCTATTCGCCCCAGGGGGCCCTGGAACGCATCAACCTGGTACGGGACCCCGCCGATCTGGAACGGAAGCTGGCCGCCCTGGCCAGCGCCCCAAAGCCTTGA
- a CDS encoding histidine kinase gives MRCQDVVSQLHERLFEGPRPLILLGIGLLLCGIDALTAPLGLSWALMAMSFLLPFAVLGLGPIPWQWTGDDAPKASPLRGLAQAILMSGVWVALMHTFLGLWPPPEAPPPPEMGLPFMRALGPTLLTLVVALGFGWLLSEKEHTELQKQRAERLLRESQQRALQSQLDPHVLYNALNSLAGLIQEDQEMAEEVVIRLADLYRMLAHQGSEAQIPLSDERKLVEAYLAMEQMRLGDRLRARWEWQEEGDEVSIPPLLLQPLVENAIKHGISPSSQGGEVVIRYQRQGRIHSLQVANTGLSPGVQISRGIGLGNLQARLALWAGSPGTLELARQGDWTLATVRWREEDAA, from the coding sequence ATGCGCTGCCAGGACGTAGTCTCCCAGTTGCACGAACGCCTCTTCGAGGGTCCCCGCCCCCTGATCCTCCTGGGCATCGGGCTGCTTCTCTGCGGCATCGACGCGCTGACCGCCCCCCTCGGGCTGAGCTGGGCCCTCATGGCCATGAGCTTCCTGCTCCCCTTTGCCGTACTTGGACTGGGCCCCATCCCCTGGCAGTGGACCGGCGACGATGCCCCCAAGGCCAGCCCTCTCCGGGGTCTGGCGCAGGCCATCCTGATGAGCGGAGTGTGGGTGGCCCTGATGCACACCTTCCTCGGGCTCTGGCCCCCACCGGAAGCCCCGCCCCCTCCGGAAATGGGCCTGCCCTTCATGAGGGCCCTGGGACCCACCTTGTTGACCCTCGTGGTCGCCCTGGGCTTCGGCTGGCTCCTCTCTGAGAAAGAGCACACCGAGCTCCAGAAGCAGCGGGCCGAGAGACTCCTGCGGGAATCCCAGCAGAGGGCCCTGCAGAGCCAACTGGACCCCCATGTGCTCTACAACGCCCTCAACAGCCTGGCCGGGCTCATCCAGGAGGACCAGGAAATGGCCGAAGAGGTCGTGATCCGCTTGGCGGACCTCTACCGGATGCTCGCCCACCAGGGCTCCGAGGCCCAGATACCCCTGAGCGATGAGCGGAAACTGGTGGAGGCCTATCTGGCCATGGAGCAGATGCGCCTGGGTGACCGCCTCCGGGCCCGCTGGGAATGGCAGGAGGAGGGGGACGAGGTCAGCATCCCACCCCTGCTCCTCCAGCCCCTGGTTGAGAATGCCATCAAGCACGGCATCAGTCCCTCCAGCCAAGGGGGCGAGGTGGTGATCCGCTACCAGCGCCAGGGCAGGATCCATTCCCTCCAGGTCGCCAACACCGGCCTGAGCCCGGGCGTTCAGATCTCACGGGGCATCGGGCTGGGGAACCTGCAGGCACGGTTGGCCCTCTGGGCGGGCAGTCCCGGGACCCTGGAACTGGCCCGTCAGGGGGATTGGACCCTGGCCACCGTTCGCTGGAGAGAGGAGGACGCGGCATGA
- a CDS encoding XdhC/CoxI family protein, translating into MWLKSLEQWRSQGHNCALVTIIEALGSTPRKAGSNMAVRQDGVIAGSVGGGAVERICIELAREAMASETCITRRFESKGDGEDWLPSEGDKALGVCGGAVTLFIEPIVVDPEVVIFGGGHVGQSLAKYCELLELPYRVFDDRPDFVGAERFPGARDRICGPYTDIAQVALSSRSYCVIMTQGHEHDEEVLEQLLPNPVIPYIGMIGSPRKASVLIHNIQQRGGVIDERVYCPIGLGLGSNLPREIGLSIVSELVLLMRGGRAGHRRLDWNGETTKS; encoded by the coding sequence ATGTGGTTGAAGAGTCTTGAACAGTGGCGCTCCCAGGGGCACAACTGCGCCCTGGTGACCATCATCGAGGCCCTGGGCTCCACCCCGAGGAAGGCCGGGTCGAACATGGCCGTGCGCCAGGATGGCGTCATCGCCGGCTCCGTCGGGGGCGGTGCGGTGGAGCGGATCTGCATCGAGCTCGCCCGGGAGGCCATGGCCAGCGAGACCTGCATCACCCGGCGCTTCGAGTCCAAGGGGGACGGGGAAGACTGGCTCCCCTCGGAGGGGGACAAGGCCCTGGGAGTCTGCGGCGGGGCGGTGACCCTCTTCATCGAGCCGATTGTGGTGGATCCCGAGGTGGTCATCTTCGGCGGGGGTCATGTGGGACAGAGCCTGGCCAAGTACTGCGAGCTCCTGGAACTGCCCTACCGTGTTTTCGATGACCGGCCCGACTTTGTGGGGGCCGAGCGCTTTCCGGGGGCCCGGGACCGGATCTGCGGACCCTACACTGACATCGCCCAGGTGGCCCTCAGCTCCCGGAGCTACTGCGTGATCATGACCCAGGGTCACGAGCACGACGAGGAGGTTCTGGAGCAGCTTCTCCCCAACCCCGTGATCCCTTACATCGGGATGATCGGGAGCCCCCGCAAGGCCTCGGTGCTCATCCACAACATCCAGCAGCGGGGCGGCGTCATCGATGAGCGGGTCTACTGCCCCATCGGTCTGGGGCTGGGCAGCAATCTGCCCCGGGAGATCGGGCTCTCCATCGTGAGCGAGCTGGTGCTGCTCATGCGCGGGGGCAGGGCCGGGCACCGGCGGCTGGACTGGAATGGGGAGACGACGAAGTCCTAG